In one window of Halomarina pelagica DNA:
- a CDS encoding helix-turn-helix transcriptional regulator has product MDRQPPAAVLDLLARRAELLDRLVESPAEKSDLVDALDVSRSTVDRALRELVDHDLVEQRPDGYRATTPGRLAVESYGQFRRRTERIREATDVLRALPPDAPLEARALAGAEIVTPTANDPGLPIRRIGELLRETDGVRGIARAVTERYVELYRDRILDGTTVRLVFAPASLERLLANYADAVAVALETGRVELRESPDSDLPPFGLRLYSTDETTTVGLTIYDADDDLRAFVRTDDPAAVEWAEARIERVWTNARPIPTP; this is encoded by the coding sequence ATGGACCGGCAGCCCCCGGCGGCCGTACTCGACCTGCTCGCTCGCCGGGCGGAGTTGCTGGATCGGCTGGTCGAGTCCCCCGCCGAGAAGTCAGACCTCGTCGACGCCCTCGACGTCTCGCGCTCGACGGTCGATCGCGCCCTCCGCGAACTCGTCGACCACGATCTGGTCGAGCAGCGTCCCGACGGGTACCGGGCGACGACCCCCGGGCGACTCGCCGTCGAGTCGTACGGGCAGTTCAGGCGACGCACGGAGCGCATTCGCGAGGCGACCGACGTCCTGCGCGCGCTTCCGCCGGACGCGCCGCTCGAGGCTCGGGCGCTCGCCGGTGCCGAGATCGTCACCCCGACGGCGAACGACCCCGGTCTACCGATCCGGCGGATCGGCGAACTCCTCCGGGAGACGGACGGGGTGCGCGGGATCGCCAGGGCCGTCACCGAGCGGTACGTCGAACTCTACAGGGACCGGATCCTCGACGGGACGACGGTTCGACTCGTGTTCGCGCCCGCGTCCCTCGAACGGTTGCTCGCGAACTACGCCGACGCCGTCGCGGTGGCGCTCGAGACGGGCAGGGTGGAACTTCGCGAGTCCCCCGACTCCGACCTCCCGCCGTTCGGCCTGCGGCTCTACTCGACCGACGAGACGACGACCGTGGGCCTCACGATCTACGACGCGGACGACGACCTCCGAGCGTTCGTTCGCACCGACGATCCGGCGGCGGTCGAGTGGGCCGAGGCGCGCATCGAGCGCGTCTGGACGAACGCCCGCCCGATACCGACGCCGTGA
- a CDS encoding DHH family phosphoesterase — protein MSTAITMASMSTYAILGCGSVGHAVAEDLEEEGKDVLILDMDEGRVEALRDQDMDARTADIREASVVDEIADRDVVLILSSDVDANMAAVENIRDRGGEQFVVARASDPVSADDLAELGADVVINPSTVIADSALRALETGELEYKTGKLAEILEETSSKLAILTHRSPDPDSIASAVALKAIAEAHDVEADIVYDGEIGLQENRAFVNLLGIDLVARSDVDLDDYDTVALVDHAQASEPAVDRRIDIYIDHAEPELEYDARFEDIRPNISSTSTILTKYIQEFDLSLNEEVATALLYGIRAETLDFKRDTTPADLTAAAYLYPFVDHDTLEQVESPSMSPETLDVLAEAIRNRDVKGSHLVSNAGFVRDRDALAQAAQHLLNLEGITTTAVFAITEDTIYLAARSKDIRMNIGAVLDDAFGDIGEARGHSTDATVEIPLGIFTGIETSEDNRDTLLALTEEAVRRKLFDAMGVETGDSNGS, from the coding sequence ATGAGTACCGCCATCACCATGGCGTCCATGTCCACGTACGCCATCCTCGGCTGCGGCAGCGTCGGCCACGCCGTGGCCGAGGACCTCGAGGAGGAGGGGAAGGACGTCCTCATCCTCGACATGGACGAGGGGCGCGTCGAGGCGCTCCGCGACCAGGACATGGACGCCCGGACGGCCGACATCCGCGAGGCGAGCGTCGTGGACGAGATCGCGGACCGCGACGTCGTCCTCATCCTCTCCTCCGACGTGGACGCCAACATGGCCGCCGTCGAGAACATCCGCGACCGGGGCGGCGAGCAGTTCGTCGTCGCGCGCGCGTCGGACCCGGTGTCGGCCGACGACCTCGCCGAACTGGGGGCGGACGTGGTGATCAACCCCTCTACCGTCATCGCGGACTCCGCGCTCCGCGCGCTCGAGACCGGCGAACTCGAGTACAAGACGGGAAAGCTCGCCGAGATACTCGAGGAGACCTCGAGCAAGCTCGCCATCCTCACCCACCGGAGTCCGGATCCGGACTCCATCGCGAGCGCCGTCGCGCTCAAGGCCATCGCGGAGGCGCACGACGTCGAGGCGGACATCGTCTACGACGGCGAGATCGGCCTCCAGGAGAACCGCGCGTTCGTCAACCTGCTCGGTATCGACCTGGTGGCGCGTAGCGACGTCGACCTCGACGACTACGACACCGTCGCACTGGTCGATCACGCCCAGGCGTCCGAACCCGCCGTCGACCGCCGCATCGACATCTACATCGACCATGCCGAACCCGAACTCGAGTACGACGCCCGCTTCGAGGACATCCGCCCCAACATCTCCTCCACCTCGACCATCCTCACGAAGTACATCCAGGAGTTCGACCTGAGCCTGAACGAGGAGGTCGCGACCGCGCTGCTCTACGGCATCCGCGCGGAGACGCTCGACTTCAAGCGCGACACCACCCCGGCGGACCTCACCGCCGCGGCGTACCTCTACCCGTTCGTCGACCACGACACGCTCGAACAGGTGGAGTCGCCGAGCATGAGCCCCGAGACGCTCGACGTGCTCGCGGAGGCCATCCGCAACCGCGACGTGAAGGGGAGCCACCTCGTCTCGAACGCCGGGTTCGTCCGCGACCGCGACGCGCTCGCGCAGGCCGCCCAGCACCTCCTCAACCTCGAGGGGATCACCACGACCGCCGTCTTCGCCATCACCGAAGACACCATCTACCTCGCCGCCCGCTCGAAGGACATCCGGATGAACATCGGCGCGGTGCTCGACGACGCCTTCGGCGACATCGGCGAGGCGCGCGGCCACTCCACCGACGCCACCGTCGAGATCCCCCTCGGCATCTTCACCGGCATCGAGACCAGCGAGGACAACCGCGACACGCTGCTCGCGCTCACCGAGGAGGCCGTCCGACGGAAGCTCTTCGACGCGATGGGCGTCGAGACGGGCGACTCCAACGGAAGCTGA
- a CDS encoding carboxymuconolactone decarboxylase family protein — translation MPSRIDVIEPHEAEDEAVGALLRDARDGWYGDAAFFGAMAHRPELFERIAAVFEAFPRSERVDAATLELMRLRVAAVNRCAYCATVRTREVADDVASKEDAVLCGTADLDALDDREALAVRLADAFASDPHAITDDLIDDLRDAFGEEGLVELLAFAALEVGFDRFCIALQLDTTEESEYPTGLRYPFDPEEETSK, via the coding sequence ATGCCCTCGCGAATCGACGTCATCGAACCCCACGAGGCCGAGGACGAGGCGGTCGGCGCGCTCCTCCGCGACGCCCGCGACGGGTGGTACGGGGACGCCGCCTTCTTCGGGGCGATGGCCCACCGGCCGGAACTGTTCGAGCGAATCGCCGCCGTCTTCGAGGCGTTCCCGCGGAGCGAGCGCGTCGACGCGGCGACCCTGGAGCTGATGCGACTGCGAGTCGCGGCCGTGAACCGCTGTGCGTACTGCGCGACGGTCCGCACCCGGGAGGTGGCCGACGACGTCGCATCGAAGGAGGACGCGGTGCTCTGCGGGACGGCCGATCTGGACGCGCTCGACGACCGCGAGGCGCTCGCCGTCCGACTGGCCGACGCCTTCGCCTCCGACCCCCACGCGATCACCGACGACCTGATCGACGACCTCCGGGACGCGTTCGGCGAGGAGGGACTCGTCGAACTCCTCGCGTTCGCCGCGCTCGAAGTCGGCTTCGACCGCTTCTGCATCGCGTTACAGCTCGATACCACCGAGGAGAGCGAGTACCCGACCGGACTCCGCTACCCCTTCGACCCCGAGGAGGAGACGTCGAAGTGA
- a CDS encoding phosphotransacetylase family protein — protein MNPILITSTDESTGKTAVTLALAQLARERGLDVGYMKPKGTRLQSAVGKTLDEDPLLARELLDLDAEMADLEPVVYSPTFVEQALRGREDATALHERVRESYDGLAADRDLVFIDGGGSFSTGGVVDLTDADVADLLDATAVLIARYEQPGDVDAVLSAARHLGDRLGGVLFNAVTDAAYDQLTTDVVPFLEGRGITVFGALPRVQELAGVTVAELADDLGAQVVTADAPTDAFIERFTVGAMSADDALRQFRRTRDAAMITGGDRSDIQAAALEAPGIKCLLLTGGFRPAGAVVGRAEEEGVPILTVQTDTITAVERAEDVLRQGRARSAETVDVMRGLLEDGADVDGMLALAE, from the coding sequence CCCGATCCTCATCACATCGACCGACGAGAGCACAGGCAAGACCGCCGTCACGCTGGCGCTGGCGCAACTCGCGCGCGAGCGCGGCCTCGACGTCGGCTACATGAAACCGAAGGGGACGCGCCTCCAGAGCGCGGTCGGCAAGACCCTAGACGAGGACCCCCTGCTCGCGCGCGAACTGCTCGACCTCGACGCCGAGATGGCCGACCTCGAACCCGTCGTCTACTCGCCGACGTTCGTCGAGCAGGCCCTGCGCGGGCGCGAGGACGCGACCGCCCTCCACGAGCGCGTGCGTGAGAGCTACGACGGCCTCGCCGCCGACAGGGACCTCGTGTTCATCGACGGCGGCGGGTCGTTCTCGACGGGCGGCGTCGTCGACCTCACGGACGCCGACGTCGCGGACCTGCTCGACGCCACCGCGGTCCTCATCGCCCGCTACGAACAGCCCGGCGACGTGGACGCGGTGCTGTCGGCGGCACGGCACCTCGGCGACCGCCTCGGCGGCGTCCTGTTCAACGCGGTCACCGACGCCGCGTACGACCAGCTGACGACCGACGTGGTCCCCTTCCTCGAGGGGCGGGGGATCACCGTCTTCGGCGCGCTCCCCCGCGTCCAGGAACTCGCGGGCGTCACCGTCGCGGAACTCGCGGACGACCTCGGGGCGCAGGTCGTCACGGCCGACGCGCCGACCGACGCCTTCATCGAGCGCTTCACCGTCGGCGCGATGAGCGCCGACGACGCGCTCAGGCAGTTCCGCCGCACCCGCGACGCGGCGATGATCACCGGCGGCGACCGCTCTGACATCCAGGCGGCGGCGCTCGAAGCGCCCGGCATCAAGTGCCTCCTGCTCACGGGGGGGTTCCGCCCCGCGGGCGCGGTCGTCGGCCGAGCCGAGGAGGAGGGCGTGCCGATCCTGACCGTCCAGACGGACACCATCACGGCCGTCGAGCGGGCGGAGGACGTCCTCCGCCAGGGCCGCGCCCGGAGCGCCGAGACGGTCGACGTGATGCGCGGCCTCCTGGAGGACGGCGCGGACGTGGACGGCATGCTCGCCCTCGCGGAGTGA
- a CDS encoding S8 family serine peptidase: MPTHTRRTFLRASGALVGGIAASGTVTAATRTDRYLVDLRRNADLGGVEVVHDLRRIGYAVVRASRSEAEALGTAVPDLELRLKEPETNGRAPRAEAVTAADEPLYPLQWDKQALDVEAAHEVTTGEGTRVAVIDSGVDAGHPDLDVNVDLSRNFTDDGAGAGVPAGGDHGTHVAGIVAALDNETGVVGTAPATDLIDCRVFSDEGGASFGDVLAAIAYAAEIDADVANLSLGAYPVPRRAVETADGETSTFGSFYGKVLNRVMTAANREGTLLVISAGNDGANLQNDVGERIDLDGDGDAEYLSGGYWISLPNEGAQALSVSATGPIGFRWGKEGLREPPESPAFYTNYGTNAVTLGAPGGDADLSAIGTDAAWYYDLVLSTVPGGYGWKAGTSMAAPNVAGAAALVKSANPEYGANQVEAALKRAATVPEGYDRAYYGSGFLNVVDAL, translated from the coding sequence ATGCCAACGCACACCAGGCGGACGTTTCTGCGAGCGAGCGGCGCACTCGTCGGGGGGATCGCCGCGAGCGGGACGGTCACGGCGGCGACGCGAACCGACCGGTACCTGGTCGACCTCCGGCGGAACGCAGACCTCGGCGGCGTCGAGGTGGTCCACGACCTCCGGCGGATCGGATACGCGGTCGTCCGCGCCTCGCGGTCGGAGGCGGAGGCGCTCGGGACGGCGGTGCCCGACCTCGAACTCCGGCTGAAGGAACCGGAGACGAACGGGCGTGCGCCGCGCGCCGAGGCGGTGACCGCGGCGGACGAACCGCTCTACCCCCTCCAGTGGGACAAGCAGGCCCTGGACGTGGAGGCGGCCCACGAGGTGACGACGGGCGAGGGAACGCGCGTCGCCGTCATCGACTCCGGCGTGGACGCCGGCCACCCCGACCTCGACGTGAACGTCGACCTCTCGCGGAACTTCACCGACGACGGCGCGGGGGCGGGCGTCCCTGCCGGCGGCGACCACGGCACCCACGTCGCGGGGATCGTCGCCGCCCTCGACAACGAGACGGGGGTCGTCGGCACCGCGCCCGCGACGGACCTGATCGACTGCCGCGTGTTCTCGGACGAGGGCGGCGCGTCGTTCGGCGACGTCCTGGCCGCCATCGCGTACGCGGCCGAGATCGACGCCGACGTGGCGAACCTCTCGCTCGGCGCGTACCCCGTGCCGCGTCGCGCCGTCGAGACGGCGGACGGGGAGACGTCGACCTTCGGCTCCTTCTACGGAAAGGTGCTCAACCGGGTGATGACCGCGGCGAACCGCGAGGGGACGCTGCTGGTCATCTCGGCGGGCAACGACGGCGCGAACTTACAGAACGACGTCGGCGAACGGATCGACCTCGACGGCGACGGTGACGCGGAGTACCTCAGCGGCGGCTACTGGATCAGCCTCCCCAACGAGGGCGCGCAGGCCCTAAGCGTGAGCGCGACCGGCCCGATCGGGTTCCGGTGGGGGAAAGAGGGGCTCAGGGAGCCGCCGGAGAGCCCCGCGTTCTACACGAACTACGGGACGAACGCCGTCACGCTCGGCGCGCCGGGGGGCGACGCCGACCTCAGCGCCATCGGGACCGACGCGGCCTGGTACTACGACCTCGTGCTGAGCACGGTACCCGGCGGCTACGGCTGGAAGGCCGGCACGTCCATGGCCGCGCCGAACGTCGCGGGCGCGGCCGCCCTGGTCAAGAGCGCCAATCCCGAGTACGGCGCGAACCAGGTCGAAGCCGCCCTGAAGCGCGCCGCGACCGTCCCGGAGGGGTACGACAGGGCCTACTACGGATCGGGGTTCCTGAACGTCGTCGACGCGCTATAG
- a CDS encoding citrate synthase/methylcitrate synthase has product MTDDTFAPGLENVIAAETRLSHVDGEAGELVIGGFPVEELAANATYEETLFLLWNDRLPDADELDALRTDLAARREIADESYEVVRAAAEDGADAMDALRMGAASANLGREDESPEEAARTAVARFPTIVAAYWRAREGEEPVAPREDLSHAANYLYVLTGEEPSDAEVRGLETYLNTVVDHGLNASTFTARTIASTRSDVVSAVTGAVGALKGPLHGGAPGPVLDMLLEIEETGDAEAYLRERLESGERIMGFGHRVYRVRDPRAAVLSAAAERFYEADGDGEFLALAAEVEETAIDLLAEYKPDRPLDTNVEFYTSLLLHGIGVPRDLFAATFGVARVGGWTSHSLEQLEADRLIRPRGRYVGDAERTWTPLDER; this is encoded by the coding sequence ATGACGGACGACACGTTCGCTCCCGGTCTCGAGAACGTCATCGCCGCGGAGACGCGCCTGAGCCACGTCGACGGCGAGGCGGGCGAACTCGTCATCGGGGGGTTCCCGGTGGAGGAACTCGCGGCGAACGCCACCTACGAGGAGACGCTCTTCCTGCTCTGGAACGACCGCCTGCCCGACGCCGACGAACTCGACGCGCTGCGCACCGACCTCGCCGCCCGCCGCGAGATCGCGGACGAATCCTACGAGGTCGTCCGGGCGGCCGCGGAGGACGGGGCAGACGCGATGGACGCCCTCCGGATGGGCGCGGCGAGCGCGAACCTCGGCCGCGAGGACGAGTCCCCGGAGGAGGCCGCCAGGACCGCCGTGGCGCGCTTCCCGACGATCGTCGCGGCCTACTGGCGGGCGCGCGAGGGCGAGGAACCGGTCGCCCCCCGCGAGGACCTCTCGCACGCCGCGAACTACCTGTACGTGCTCACCGGCGAGGAGCCGAGCGACGCCGAAGTCCGCGGGCTCGAGACGTACCTGAACACGGTCGTCGATCACGGGTTGAACGCCTCGACGTTCACCGCGCGGACCATCGCCTCGACGCGGTCGGACGTCGTCTCCGCCGTCACGGGGGCCGTCGGCGCGCTGAAGGGACCGCTGCACGGCGGCGCGCCGGGACCGGTACTCGACATGCTCCTCGAGATCGAGGAGACGGGCGACGCCGAGGCGTACCTCCGCGAGCGACTGGAGTCCGGCGAGCGCATCATGGGCTTCGGACACCGCGTCTACCGGGTCCGCGACCCCCGAGCGGCGGTCCTCTCGGCCGCCGCCGAGCGCTTCTACGAGGCCGACGGCGACGGCGAGTTCCTCGCGCTCGCCGCCGAGGTCGAGGAGACCGCGATCGACCTGCTCGCGGAGTACAAGCCCGACCGACCGCTCGACACGAACGTCGAGTTCTACACCTCACTGCTCCTCCACGGCATCGGCGTTCCCCGCGACCTGTTCGCGGCGACGTTCGGCGTCGCGCGCGTCGGCGGCTGGACCTCCCACAGCCTCGAACAGCTCGAGGCCGACCGGCTCATCCGACCGCGCGGTCGGTACGTCGGAGACGCCGAGCGGACGTGGACGCCGCTCGACGAGCGATAG
- the fmdA gene encoding formamidase: MVETVFEVDTDEPPDEQPDPIVNRWHPDVPAVATVTPGESFRVECLDWTGNQVVNDDSANDIRDMRLDPNHHLSGPFEVEGAEPGDILVVDILDLGPFPDHEWGFTGIFEQDNGGGFLTDHFPNARKAIWDLEGVYTSSRHVPDVRFAGLSHPGILGTTPSHELLERWNERERALIERGPEDETAVNHETRGEDPPLALPPEPNEVLLGDMDESQVEEAAEEAARTIPPRENAGNCDIKNLSRGSRVYIPVFVDGAKLITGDLHFSQGDGEITFCGAIEMAGFVDLKVDLIKNGVERFGIDHAMFKPGNVEPQFSEYVVFEGYSVDEEGTQHYKNSTVAMRRACLDAIDYLTNFGYSREQAYILLSTVPVESRIAGIVDLPNTCVTVSVPQEVFEFDVDPDGLEDAPSEARGSVAEPS, encoded by the coding sequence ATGGTGGAAACGGTGTTCGAAGTGGACACGGACGAACCGCCCGACGAACAGCCCGACCCCATCGTAAACCGGTGGCATCCCGACGTGCCCGCCGTGGCGACGGTGACGCCGGGGGAGAGCTTCCGCGTCGAGTGCCTCGACTGGACGGGGAACCAGGTCGTGAACGACGACAGCGCGAACGACATACGCGACATGCGCCTGGACCCGAACCACCACCTGAGCGGTCCCTTCGAGGTCGAGGGGGCCGAGCCGGGAGACATCCTCGTCGTGGACATCCTCGACCTCGGGCCGTTCCCCGACCACGAGTGGGGGTTCACGGGCATCTTCGAGCAGGACAACGGCGGCGGGTTCCTCACGGACCACTTCCCGAATGCGAGGAAGGCCATCTGGGACCTGGAGGGCGTCTACACCTCCTCGCGACACGTCCCCGACGTGCGGTTCGCGGGGCTGTCGCACCCGGGGATCTTGGGGACGACGCCCTCCCACGAGCTGCTCGAACGGTGGAACGAGCGCGAGCGGGCGCTCATCGAACGCGGCCCCGAGGACGAGACGGCGGTGAACCACGAGACGCGGGGCGAGGACCCGCCGCTCGCGCTCCCGCCGGAGCCGAACGAGGTGCTGCTCGGGGACATGGACGAGAGCCAGGTCGAGGAGGCGGCCGAGGAGGCGGCGCGGACCATCCCGCCGCGAGAGAACGCCGGGAACTGCGACATCAAGAATCTCAGTCGCGGCTCGCGGGTGTACATCCCGGTGTTCGTCGACGGGGCGAAGCTCATCACCGGCGACCTCCACTTCTCGCAGGGCGACGGCGAGATCACCTTCTGCGGGGCCATCGAGATGGCGGGGTTCGTCGACCTGAAGGTGGACCTCATCAAGAACGGCGTCGAGCGCTTCGGGATCGATCACGCGATGTTCAAGCCGGGGAACGTGGAACCGCAGTTCTCCGAGTACGTCGTCTTCGAGGGGTACTCGGTGGACGAGGAGGGGACGCAGCACTACAAGAACTCCACCGTCGCGATGCGTCGGGCCTGCCTCGACGCCATCGACTACCTGACGAACTTCGGGTACAGCCGCGAGCAGGCGTACATCCTCCTCAGCACGGTGCCCGTCGAGAGTCGCATCGCCGGCATCGTCGACCTCCCGAACACCTGCGTCACCGTCTCGGTGCCCCAGGAGGTGTTCGAGTTCGACGTCGATCCGGACGGCCTCGAAGACGCGCCGAGCGAGGCCCGCGGGAGCGTGGCCGAGCCGTCCTGA
- the trxA gene encoding thioredoxin produces the protein MSESDDELDAIRERKREELVRGASGGAPDEPIHVDGREEFDAAVSSHDVVLVDFYADWCGPCKMLEPTVETLAADSPATVVKVDIDANQALAQAHGIRGVPTLQLYAGGEQVRQFVGVQDEATLRSAIEQHA, from the coding sequence ATGAGCGAGTCAGACGACGAACTGGACGCGATACGGGAGCGGAAGCGGGAGGAACTCGTACGGGGGGCGAGCGGGGGTGCCCCCGACGAGCCGATCCACGTCGACGGCCGCGAGGAGTTCGACGCGGCGGTGTCGAGCCACGACGTCGTCCTGGTGGACTTCTACGCGGACTGGTGCGGCCCGTGCAAGATGCTCGAGCCGACGGTCGAGACGCTCGCCGCCGACTCCCCGGCGACCGTCGTCAAGGTGGACATCGACGCCAACCAGGCGCTCGCGCAGGCCCACGGCATCCGCGGCGTCCCGACGCTCCAGCTCTACGCCGGCGGCGAGCAGGTCCGGCAGTTCGTCGGCGTGCAGGACGAGGCGACGCTCCGCTCGGCCATCGAGCAGCACGCCTAG
- a CDS encoding PRC-barrel domain-containing protein encodes MDVTANPTPQEITSLVGREVYSNNGVFVGQVEDLRLDLDGERVTGLALSQLNGELFKDRARGARGVLIPYRWVRAVGDVVLVNDIVERLKEPEEEAAV; translated from the coding sequence ATGGACGTCACCGCGAACCCGACACCGCAGGAGATCACCTCGCTCGTCGGACGGGAGGTCTACTCCAACAACGGCGTGTTCGTCGGCCAGGTCGAGGACCTCCGCCTCGACCTGGACGGGGAGCGCGTCACCGGTCTCGCGCTCTCGCAACTCAACGGCGAACTGTTCAAGGACCGCGCCCGCGGCGCTCGCGGCGTGCTCATCCCCTACCGCTGGGTTCGCGCCGTCGGTGACGTCGTCCTCGTGAACGACATCGTCGAGCGGCTCAAGGAACCCGAAGAGGAAGCCGCGGTCTGA
- a CDS encoding CNNM domain-containing protein, translating into MSGLATVGGLVVGVLLLLGNAFFVVSEFAMTRVRQFPREEFTGNRGLERAWEMTDRLEIYLSGCQVGITICSVGLGYVAEPALAALLDPAVKALGLSGLVGGSEGGHAALSVLLALALINMLHIVVGEQAPTYLGVERTKGVCTYCAYPLWIWTRVMYPVIVVADRIAKALLGVFGVTIERSWAEEEAGDDASSRAVLRKQMGERLSGLVSDEERKEEVLAALDIERMAITSVMVPREDVIALSADASLDENMRTIGESPHARFPLVGDSLSDFRGVVYTPAVLRELDALEEGECTFEDITAPPMTLDAEVVVSDAIDRFQEERQELALIVDDGEVVGLVTATDCFEAITGDLEDPLDADGDDPVPETDTTSTAS; encoded by the coding sequence ATGTCCGGTTTGGCGACGGTCGGGGGGTTGGTCGTCGGCGTCCTGCTGTTGCTCGGAAACGCGTTCTTCGTCGTCAGCGAGTTCGCCATGACGCGGGTTCGCCAGTTTCCGAGAGAGGAGTTCACGGGGAACCGCGGGCTCGAACGGGCCTGGGAGATGACCGACCGCCTCGAGATCTACCTCTCGGGGTGTCAAGTCGGGATCACCATCTGTAGCGTCGGGCTCGGCTACGTCGCCGAGCCGGCGCTCGCGGCGCTGCTCGATCCCGCGGTGAAGGCGCTCGGGTTGAGCGGGCTCGTCGGCGGAAGCGAGGGGGGACACGCGGCGCTCTCGGTCCTCCTGGCGCTCGCCCTCATCAACATGCTCCACATCGTCGTGGGCGAGCAGGCCCCGACCTACCTCGGCGTCGAGCGGACGAAGGGCGTCTGCACGTACTGCGCGTATCCCCTCTGGATCTGGACGAGGGTCATGTACCCGGTCATCGTCGTCGCGGATCGCATCGCGAAGGCGCTCCTGGGGGTGTTCGGCGTGACCATCGAGCGGTCCTGGGCGGAGGAGGAAGCCGGGGACGACGCGTCGAGTCGCGCCGTGCTCCGGAAGCAGATGGGCGAGCGGCTGAGCGGGCTCGTCTCGGACGAGGAGCGCAAGGAGGAGGTCCTCGCCGCGCTCGACATCGAGCGGATGGCCATCACGTCCGTGATGGTGCCCCGCGAGGACGTGATCGCGCTCTCGGCGGACGCCTCGCTCGACGAGAACATGCGGACGATCGGCGAGTCGCCGCACGCGCGATTCCCCCTCGTCGGCGACTCGCTCTCCGACTTCCGGGGGGTCGTCTACACGCCGGCCGTCCTCCGCGAACTCGACGCGCTGGAGGAAGGCGAGTGCACCTTCGAGGACATCACCGCGCCGCCGATGACGCTCGACGCGGAGGTCGTCGTCAGCGACGCGATCGATCGGTTCCAGGAGGAGCGCCAGGAACTCGCGCTGATCGTCGACGACGGCGAGGTCGTCGGACTCGTCACCGCGACCGACTGCTTCGAGGCCATCACCGGGGATCTCGAGGACCCGCTCGACGCGGACGGCGACGATCCGGTCCCGGAGACGGACACGACGTCGACCGCGTCCTGA